From Thunnus albacares chromosome 22, fThuAlb1.1, whole genome shotgun sequence, the proteins below share one genomic window:
- the LOC122973969 gene encoding serine/arginine repetitive matrix protein 2-like, whose product MDPVPFTPPEVILNYGEEQSGSLPLYHFPPRYHRPFPAELNTSGNETSSREARTDGLASQKPATVAELLRSTAANSDHRTSQTQTASNQTPMGPVQHQGSPSFLHFLPGVSPSPLSLQDFSPDPPQMGLSPLLPELVFPSCSPQDPLWLNMSPLSVTPDSRFGVSPCVLVPVSTPTEPWFSPDSPARFRLPQPQFCPSWCVCPESVPIHQPCTPGLLPSRAESAASGREQSAEQCKSGGQRSKICREEEKEHREETSAEEKLQADDSVNNTTKSETSPTFLEPLDEEFLANCAFEDYMSIMDALSPEIQENVDAKAHETEEERDVEEEKLEIENGSFLEYLDELCKDEDFVKRVGLILDTEYLDSLLSSSLAPIDLLALEEQEQVASTLNIEEHTDSFLSSDHSEAIDFIPLKEQEEETLEAVLQEQSLQPALCCSPLLPSHLLEETPGSQENDSFPLPEEHCSPLRHSGSLFMDCSFTSSLLSVAKTSPDTSPTSELTAGDSDALVAAPAATLPAADGGQDESEDVLVSLKNLSNNLLAQLSQKLQDGSLSGDHLASKSPSSCRVSGSLEDPRQDPALSFRADSLTDSPPQSLEPPSLRFLALKTLNLLPPPPAQIREAEEHHSPPNPKSFSTPPKESDDTNYAIPVPASLSFVEDSRDPQAGGDISGSVPEKRTVEPPERLQVPQESATPGVFSELRIGERRETKMKCERDPEKGVRTSVTRKPNKEKGMIKKTFEKKEEKKEAKLIRRSQRQSGRRLFVEYKTETAEEKKPSEKNIKKTTQSTTEKDEVIYEKQRRYSGEKQLRKKEESQGTNVINSEQSGETADEKQGQKLAGDQREANSSDVCAETGEQNALLTKTQQDKTSKERVNREEEAVRMSCIVRRRTRSTATEEKVQLGPVLSPSTRARRKNKHSETQRSETKSSPKRGKQVEPEGNEQENVSEPQALPVSSPKKRSRSRRDEDQKSETVNETHSGGCEAEEEASSSPPSPRVQTQSAQDSKDDQGSLEESPGETLLNEINEPLSVKTCERQMKTVNDGDKSHDFYSLRSTTRNTRRVRKSEKPDMLDMRGTQDDEATQAAHRSSGRRDTSPDKTADVNGEREKISEEEHPGVTSSPAKRHGDKAELESETHRLSPIKRARRKKTEVKSERDEEQTGNETRDDEAENQDEADTSGCISSPASVGGDIKEEFAKNDAGRRPSKDEHSVAETRGDRFSCRGRTRLLVKLPAKYEDFILCKTKRTRQTAARRAEKKNGKRKKR is encoded by the exons ATGGATCCAGTGCCGTTTACTCCGCCTGAGGTCATCCTAAACTACGGAGAAGAGCAGTCAGGATCGCTGCCCTTATATCATTTCCCTCCACGTTATCACCGACCGTTTCCTGCAGAACTAAACACCAGCGGCAATGAAACCAGCAGCCGTGAGGCGAGGACGGATGGATTGGCATCACAGAAACCTGCCACGGTTGCAGAATTGCTCCGCAGCACAGCAGCGAACTCAGATCACAGGACGTCTCAGACACAGACGGCTTCAAACCAAACCCCGATGGGCCCCGTCCAGCACCAGGGGAGTCCCTCTTTCTTACATTTCCTGCCAGGTGTTAGCccctctcctctcagcctccAGGATTTCTCCCCTGATCCCCCCCAGATGGGATTGTCACCGCTTCTCCCAGAGCTTGTATTCCCCTCCTGCTCTCCTCAAGACCCCCTCTGGCTGAATATGAGCCCCCTCTCCGTCACGCCTGACTCCAGGTTTGGTGTTAGTCCCTGTGTGCTGGTTCCAGTCAGCACCCCGACCGAGCCCTGGTTCAGCCCAGATTCACCTGCTCGCTTCAGGCTCCCCCAGCCGCAGTTTTGTCCCAGTTGGTGCGTGTGTCCGGAGAGCGTCCCCATCCATCAGCCCTGCACTCCAGGCCT GTTACCAAGCAGagcagagtctgcagcatcagGGAGGGAACAGAGTGCAGAGCAGTGCAAGtcaggaggtcaaaggtcaaagatTTGTAGAGAAGAAG AGAAAGAACACAGAGAGGAAACGTCTGCCGAAGAAAAACTACAAGCAGACGACAGCGTCAACAACACGACAAAGTCTGAGACCTCCCCGACGTTTCTTGAGCCTTTGGACGAGGAATTTCTGGCAAATTGTGCTTTCGAGGACTACATGTCGATCATGGACGCCCTCAGTCCCGAG ATCCAAGAGAATGTGGACGCCAAAGCGCATGAAACTGAGGAAGAAAGGGAcgtggaggaggagaaactggaAATAGAGAACGGCTCGTTTCTGGAGTATCTGGATGAGCTGTGCAAGGACGAGGATTTCGTCAAAAGG gtgGGGTTGATACTGGACACAGAGTACCTGGATTCCCTCCTTTCTTCCAGTCTAGCTCCCATCGATCTTCTTGCACTGGAAGAACAAGAgcag GTGGCGTCAACTCTGAACATAGAAGAACATACTGATTCCTTCCTTTCTTCAGACCATTCAGAGGCCATTGACTTTATTCCACTGAAAGAGCAAGAGGAAGAG ACTTTGGAGGCGGTTCTGCAGGAGCAATCACTTCaacctgctctctgctgctctcctctcctcccctcacaCCTGCTAGAAGAAACACCTGGAAGTCAGGAGAACGACAGCTTTCCGTTACCTGAAGAACACTGCAGCCCTCTTCGTCACAGTGGCTCCCTCTTCATGGACTGTAGTTTCACTTCATCTCTGCTGTCGGTTGCCAAAACCTCCCCAGACACCAGTCCTACTTCTGAGTTGACGGCAGGAGACAGTGATGCATTGGTGGCGGCACCTGCAGCTACACTTCCTGCAGCGGACGGTGGTCAAGATGAGTCCGAAGACGTCTTGGTGTCCCTCAAAAACCTTTCAAACAACCTGTTGGCTCAGTTGTCCCAGAAGCTCCAGGATGGATCTTTATCTGGAGATCATCTTGCTTCCAAGTCCCCTTCAAGCTGCAGGGTTTCAGGCTCGCTGGAGGACCCTCGTCAGGATCCTGCGCTCAGTTTCAGAGCCGATTCGTTGACCGACAGCCCGCCGCAATCACTCGAGCCTCCATCTTTGAGGTTCCTAGCTTTGAAAACACTTAACCTCCTGCCTCCGCCACCAGCCCAGATAAGAGAGGCCGAGGAACACCACAGCCCCCCAAACCCAAAGTCCTTCAGCACCCCACCCAAAGAAAGTGACGACACCAACTATGCAATTCCTGTGCCAGCTAGTTTGTCTTTTGTAGAGGACTCCCGTGATCCCCAAGCTGGTGGCGATATATCAGGCTCGGTGCCTGAAAAACGGACAGTAGAGCCACCAGAACGACTGCAAGTTCCTCAAGAGTCAGCGACCCCCGGCGTCTTCTCTGAACTCAGGATAGGAGAGCGGCGAGAGACGAAGATGAAATGTGAGAGAGATCCGGAAAAAGGTGTCAGAACATCGGTGACACGGaaaccaaacaaagaaaaagggaTGATTAAAAAGACTTTTgaaaagaaggaggagaaaaaagaggcCAAACTGATCAGACGCAGTCAGAGACAATCAGGCCGAAGACTCTTCGTTgaatacaaaacagaaacagcagaagaGAAGAAACCCAGCGAGAAGAACATTAAGAAAACGACTCAATCGACCACAGAGAAGGACGAGGTAATTTATGAAAAACAGAGACGGTACTCAGGAGAAAAGCAATTACGTAAAAAAGAGGAGAGTCAAGGAACAAACGTAATAAATTCTGAACAATCTGGGGAGACGGCGGACGAGAAACAAGGTCAGAAACTCGCAGGGGATCAGCGTGAGGCCAACAGCTCTGACGTCTGCGCTGAAACTGGGGAACAAAACGCTCTtttaaccaaaacacaacaagaCAAGACGAGTAAGGAGAGAGTAAATAGAGAAGAGGAGGCGGTCCGAATGTCCTGTATTGTGAGGCGAAGAACTAGGAGCACAGCTACCGAAGAAAAGGTGCAGCTGGGTCCAGTTTTAAGTCCGTCAACTAGAGCCAGAcggaaaaacaaacactcagagaCGCAGAGAAGCGAGACGAAGTCCTCACCTAAGAGAGGAAAGCAAGTCGAACCAGAAGGAAACGAGCAGGAGAACGTAAGTGAACCGCAGGCTCTGCCAGTTTCAAGTCCTaagaagaggagcagaagcAGGAGAGATGAAGACCAGAAAAGCGAGACGGTTAATGAGACACATTCGGGTGGATGCGAGGCCGAAGAGGAGGCGTCATCTTCTCCGCCGAGCCCAAGAGTTCAGACTCAATCAGCACAAGACTCAAAGGATGATCAAGGTAGTCTTGAGGAGTCgccaggggaaacactgctgaaCGAGATAAATGAGCCACTTTCTGTAAAAACCTGCGAGCgacaaatgaaaacagtgaatgaCGGCGACAAATCTCATGACTTTTACAGTTTAAGGTCAACAACTCGCAACACAAGACGAGTCAGGAAGTCGGAGAAACCTGATATGTTGGACATGAGAGGAACTCAAGACGACGAGGCGACACAAGCAGCACATCGCTCGTCCGGGCGGAGAGACACAAGTCCAGACAAGACGGCGGATGTGAAcggtgaaagagaaaagataaGCGAGGAAGAACATCCAGGCGTCACGTCGAGCCCGGCGAAAAGACATGGTGACAAGGCCGAGCTTGAATCAGAGACGCACAGGTTAAGTCCAATAAAAAGagcaagaagaaagaaaaccgAGGTGAAGtctgagagagatgaagagcagACGGGAAATGAGACGCGTGACGATGAGGCCGAAAACCAGGACGAGGCGGACACATCTGGCTGTATCTCAAGCCCAGCGTCAGTGGGAGGCGACATAAAGGAAGAGTTTGCTAAAAACGATGCAGGCAGGCGACCTTCAAAAGACGAACACAGCGTAGCGGAAACCAGAGGGGACCGTTTTTCTTGTAGGGGACGAACGCGGCTTCTTGTAAAGTTGCCCGCAAAGTACGAAGATTTTATCTTGTGTAAGACGAAAAGGACACGACAAACAGCAGCCAGACGAGCGGAAAAGAAAAAcgggaaaaggaaaaagaggtgA
- the nop10 gene encoding H/ACA ribonucleoprotein complex subunit 3, whose translation MFLQYHLNENGDRVYTLKKVAPDGQPTSSAHPARFSPDDKFSRHRVMLKKRFGILLTQQPRPVL comes from the exons ATGTTTCTGCAGTATCACTTAAATGAAAACGGGGACAGAGTCTACACCCTGAAG AAGGTGGCACCCGATGGGCAGCCCACCAGCTCGGCCCACCCGGCCCGCTTCTCCCCGGATGACAAGTTCTCCCGACACAGGGTGATGCTGAAGAAACGCTTCGGTATTCTGCTCACCCAGCAGCCCAGACCTGTTCTGTGA